Proteins from a single region of Microbacterium sp. zg-Y818:
- a CDS encoding TadE family protein, translated as MPRWRASADGAAGDDEGAAALEFILVGVILLVPLVYLIVALGAVQGQTLGAEAGARHIARAVATAPNAATAAARTDAILAAVVDEYGLEPDAVEVAIRCTPAGSGCPASGATLHVTVATRVTLPLVPQVLGLEQVASIPVQAASVQKVSRFWSER; from the coding sequence ATGCCCCGGTGGAGAGCCTCGGCTGACGGAGCGGCCGGCGACGATGAAGGTGCTGCCGCGCTGGAGTTCATCCTCGTCGGGGTGATCCTGCTGGTGCCTCTGGTGTACCTGATCGTCGCGCTGGGGGCCGTGCAGGGGCAGACTCTGGGGGCCGAGGCCGGTGCGCGTCACATCGCACGCGCGGTGGCGACGGCTCCGAATGCCGCGACAGCCGCGGCCCGCACCGACGCGATCCTCGCCGCGGTCGTCGACGAGTACGGCCTGGAGCCGGATGCCGTCGAGGTCGCGATCAGGTGCACGCCGGCCGGCTCCGGGTGTCCCGCATCGGGCGCCACGCTGCATGTCACCGTCGCCACGCGGGTGACGCTGCCGCTCGTGCCGCAGGTGCTGGGGCTTGAGCAGGTCGCGAGTATCCCTGTGCAGGCGGCATCCGTGCAGAAGGTCTCGCGGTTCTGGAGCGAGCGATGA
- a CDS encoding TadE/TadG family type IV pilus assembly protein, whose product MEFVLVGALLTLLTLGVLQFGVAVYVRNVVHDAAVEGAFHAALADTALHEGADRTRTIIRRAVGGQFAEAVEVVETTHLGHPAVRVTVRATLPLVGLLGAPEALEVSAHAPVESLG is encoded by the coding sequence GTGGAGTTCGTGCTGGTCGGGGCATTGCTGACCCTGCTGACCCTCGGAGTACTGCAGTTCGGCGTGGCGGTGTACGTGCGCAACGTGGTGCACGATGCGGCCGTCGAGGGGGCGTTCCACGCGGCGCTCGCCGATACGGCGCTGCATGAGGGCGCCGACCGCACGCGCACGATCATCCGCCGCGCGGTGGGCGGTCAGTTCGCCGAGGCCGTGGAGGTGGTCGAGACGACGCACCTCGGCCACCCGGCGGTGCGAGTGACGGTGCGGGCGACCCTCCCGCTGGTGGGACTGCTCGGCGCGCCCGAGGCGTTGGAGGTGAGCGCGCATGCCCCGGTGGAGAGCCTCGGCTGA
- a CDS encoding Ku protein: protein MRAIWKGALTFGLVNVPVKVYTATEDHDVPLHQVHNADGGRIRYQRKCEVCGEVVAYADIDKAYDDGEQTVVLTADDIASLPSERSREIDVVEFVPSDQIDLLTLDKAYYLEPDSASPKAYVLLRKTLEQTDRTAIVRFALRQKTRLAALRVRGDVLVLQTLLWADEVREATFPALDESVRISAKELELSASLVESFASDFDPEDFTDEYQQELRTLIEAKLEKGDALDTSETFGEVEESDTGGEVIDLMAALRASVERSRAARGGSGSADSDDAAPKKSAAAPTGKKAPAKKAPAGKAPVKTAAAQSSPAKKTPAKKAPAKKKAS, encoded by the coding sequence ATGAGGGCTATCTGGAAAGGCGCACTGACTTTCGGGCTCGTGAACGTGCCGGTGAAGGTCTACACCGCCACCGAGGACCACGACGTGCCGCTGCATCAGGTGCACAACGCCGACGGCGGGCGCATCCGCTACCAGCGCAAGTGCGAGGTCTGCGGCGAGGTCGTGGCGTATGCCGACATCGACAAGGCGTACGACGACGGAGAGCAGACGGTCGTGCTCACCGCCGATGACATCGCATCGCTGCCGTCCGAGCGCAGCCGCGAGATCGACGTGGTGGAATTCGTCCCGAGCGACCAGATAGACCTGCTCACCCTCGACAAGGCGTACTACCTCGAACCCGACTCCGCCTCGCCCAAGGCCTATGTGCTGCTGCGGAAGACCCTCGAGCAGACCGACCGCACCGCCATCGTGCGCTTCGCGCTGCGGCAGAAGACCCGGCTGGCTGCCCTGCGGGTGCGGGGCGACGTGCTCGTGCTGCAGACGCTGCTGTGGGCCGACGAAGTGCGCGAGGCCACCTTCCCCGCGTTGGATGAGTCGGTGCGCATCTCGGCGAAGGAGCTGGAGTTGTCGGCCAGCCTGGTCGAGAGCTTCGCCAGTGACTTCGACCCGGAGGACTTCACCGACGAGTATCAGCAGGAGCTGCGCACCCTCATCGAGGCGAAGCTCGAGAAGGGCGACGCTCTCGACACATCGGAGACGTTCGGCGAGGTGGAGGAGTCCGACACAGGTGGCGAGGTCATCGACCTGATGGCGGCCCTCCGGGCGAGCGTGGAGCGCTCACGGGCGGCTCGGGGCGGCTCGGGGAGCGCCGACTCCGACGACGCGGCACCCAAGAAGTCCGCCGCCGCGCCAACCGGGAAGAAGGCACCCGCAAAAAAGGCACCCGCCGGGAAGGCACCGGTCAAGACGGCGGCCGCCCAGAGCTCACCGGCTAAGAAGACCCCGGCGAAGAAGGCGCCCGCGAAGAAGAAGGCCAGCTAG
- a CDS encoding type II secretion system F family protein yields MTFFWGGALAAGLLLALSPWLWPAGVRRPRPTTEGRLARLLAAAGFAHARPRAVGSATVLIGAAAAAVAWLVTGLPALALVAGTAGAAAPVVWLRSRAAGRQRSRRALWPDVCDLLIASVRAGMSLPDAVSSLAQSAPGELRPAFAVFARDLSASGHFDSAALRLKHTLADPAADRIIETLRMTRHVGGTELPTVLRSLSASVRADAALRAEVEARQSWIRGAAALGVIAPWVILALLALRPEGARAYGSPEGVAVVLVGAAVSAIAYRIMVRIGRLPEPRRWFA; encoded by the coding sequence ATGACGTTCTTCTGGGGTGGGGCGCTGGCGGCGGGGTTGCTGCTTGCTCTCTCGCCGTGGCTGTGGCCGGCGGGGGTTCGTCGCCCGCGGCCGACGACGGAAGGACGGCTTGCCCGCCTGCTGGCGGCGGCGGGATTCGCGCATGCACGCCCGCGGGCGGTGGGGTCGGCCACCGTGCTGATCGGAGCGGCGGCGGCCGCCGTCGCGTGGCTCGTGACCGGGCTGCCCGCACTTGCACTCGTCGCGGGCACCGCCGGTGCCGCGGCGCCCGTGGTGTGGCTGCGTTCGCGCGCCGCGGGGCGGCAGCGCAGCCGCCGGGCGCTCTGGCCGGATGTCTGCGACCTGCTGATCGCGTCGGTGCGTGCCGGGATGTCGCTGCCGGACGCCGTATCGAGCCTCGCGCAGTCGGCACCCGGCGAACTGCGGCCGGCGTTTGCCGTCTTCGCCCGTGATCTGAGTGCGTCGGGCCACTTCGACTCCGCCGCGCTGCGGCTGAAGCACACGCTGGCCGACCCCGCGGCGGATCGCATCATCGAGACGCTGCGCATGACCCGGCACGTGGGCGGCACAGAGCTGCCCACGGTGCTGCGCTCGCTCTCGGCGTCGGTGCGCGCCGACGCCGCGTTGCGCGCCGAGGTCGAGGCGCGCCAATCCTGGATCCGCGGTGCCGCCGCACTCGGGGTCATCGCCCCGTGGGTGATCCTCGCGCTTCTCGCCCTGCGACCCGAGGGTGCGCGCGCGTACGGCAGCCCGGAGGGCGTCGCTGTCGTGCTGGTGGGTGCGGCGGTGTCGGCGATCGCCTACCGCATCATGGTGCGGATCGGCCGACTGCCCGAGCCGCGGCGGTGGTTCGCGTGA
- a CDS encoding type II secretion system F family protein, whose amino-acid sequence MTELALAVVLGGGLAMGLALVVMRLPGWRAARLADRLAPYLRDTADPLGLTPLGVPALGVADAWRAWSDRLARALGGSTVIARRLRQAGWEMDVTRFRARQLGWTLGGLIAGALVVVALAVAGRFVAGSILLPPIAAIAGAALCDMRLTGAARARVTRAHEELPTVLEFLSLCLAAGEGVLDALRRVADVGSGELPGELRRVVLAVGTGSPLPDALVSLSRDLDIPALTRSVDHLVAALDRGAPLAQVLQAQATDTREDAKRVLIEQAGRKEILMLLPLVFLILPLSVLFAIFPGVFMLRVGFG is encoded by the coding sequence GTGACCGAACTCGCCCTCGCGGTCGTCCTCGGCGGCGGCCTGGCCATGGGACTGGCGCTCGTCGTGATGCGGCTTCCGGGCTGGCGAGCGGCTCGGCTGGCCGATCGCCTCGCTCCGTACCTGCGTGACACGGCCGACCCGCTCGGACTGACCCCGCTGGGGGTGCCGGCCCTGGGCGTCGCCGATGCCTGGCGCGCCTGGAGCGATCGGCTCGCCCGTGCCCTCGGCGGCTCGACGGTGATCGCGCGGCGCCTGCGGCAGGCAGGGTGGGAGATGGACGTCACGCGCTTCCGCGCCCGCCAGCTGGGCTGGACGCTGGGTGGGCTCATCGCCGGTGCGCTGGTCGTCGTTGCGCTCGCGGTGGCCGGCAGATTCGTGGCCGGCTCGATCCTGCTGCCGCCGATTGCCGCCATCGCGGGCGCGGCCCTGTGCGACATGCGGTTGACGGGCGCGGCGCGTGCCCGGGTCACGCGGGCGCACGAGGAGCTGCCCACGGTGCTGGAATTCCTCTCCCTGTGCCTCGCGGCGGGGGAGGGCGTGCTCGACGCGCTGCGCCGTGTCGCGGATGTCGGCTCGGGGGAGCTGCCGGGTGAGCTCCGTCGGGTCGTGTTGGCCGTGGGCACCGGCTCGCCCCTGCCTGACGCACTCGTGAGCCTGTCGCGGGACCTCGACATCCCGGCGCTCACGCGCAGCGTCGATCACCTCGTGGCGGCGCTCGATCGGGGAGCGCCCCTCGCCCAGGTGCTGCAGGCCCAGGCCACGGACACCAGGGAAGATGCCAAGCGCGTGCTCATCGAGCAGGCAGGACGCAAGGAGATCCTGATGCTCCTGCCGTTGGTTTTCCTCATCTTGCCGCTCTCGGTGCTCTTCGCGATCTTTCCTGGTGTGTTCATGCTTCGAGTCGGATTCGGGTGA
- a CDS encoding thermonuclease family protein, translating into MCARRNTRSATTARRSQRAQGWALVLALLPGAVVVIGLWLAGDGPRADSRSTEAPTAQTVDVLAITDGDTIDTTEGKVRLIGIDTPERGEAGYADAAADLGAFLSAGPVTLVAVTGHDDADRYGRLLRYVRVDGRDAGTHMLQTGWAVARYDSRDGYDGHPLEAEYIELDAAHAMPAG; encoded by the coding sequence ATGTGCGCACGCCGTAACACGCGATCCGCGACCACCGCGCGACGAAGCCAGCGCGCCCAGGGTTGGGCGCTGGTCCTGGCGCTCCTCCCAGGGGCCGTCGTCGTCATCGGCCTCTGGCTCGCGGGCGACGGACCGCGCGCCGATTCGCGCAGCACGGAGGCACCCACGGCGCAGACCGTCGACGTGCTGGCCATCACCGACGGCGACACCATCGACACCACCGAGGGCAAGGTGCGCCTGATCGGCATCGACACCCCGGAGCGGGGCGAAGCGGGCTACGCGGATGCCGCAGCGGATCTCGGCGCGTTCCTCTCCGCCGGCCCGGTCACCCTCGTCGCCGTCACCGGCCACGACGACGCCGACCGATACGGTCGGCTGCTTCGCTACGTGCGGGTCGACGGCCGCGACGCGGGCACCCATATGCTGCAGACCGGATGGGCGGTGGCTCGGTATGACAGCCGCGACGGCTACGACGGGCATCCGCTCGAAGCGGAGTACATCGAGCTCGACGCCGCGCACGCGATGCCGGCGGGCTGA
- a CDS encoding ATPase, T2SS/T4P/T4SS family, with amino-acid sequence MSLAYASTGAAHIAAGVTERVRERLRAEPVDAARIAEVATEIARAEVRRHNDFALARGLAPVDDEGACVREVLAAVTGYGPLQPFLEDPTVEEVWINAPDRIFIARAGRSERLDLVLTDSAVRDLVERMLHASGRRVDLSQPFVDASLPDGSRLHVVIPDITRRHWSVNIRRFLPMFRDLDRLVAAGSLTLRAADMLRGAMAAGRSVLISGATHSGKTTLLGALIAACPPEHRIVTVEETFELAVDADDLVALQGRQPSLEGTGEVTLRRLVKEALRMRPDRLIVGEVRDAEALDLLLALNTGVPGAASIHANSAQEALAKLAALPLLAGRNIDPGFVVPAVAASVHLVVHCERDATGHRRIAEIIAPTGRVLDGVVEAQSLYRAGAG; translated from the coding sequence GTGAGCCTGGCCTACGCGTCGACCGGAGCCGCCCACATCGCGGCGGGGGTCACCGAGCGTGTGCGGGAGCGGCTGCGTGCCGAGCCCGTCGATGCCGCCCGCATCGCCGAGGTGGCCACGGAGATCGCGCGGGCCGAGGTGCGTCGTCACAACGACTTCGCGCTCGCGCGAGGGCTGGCCCCGGTCGATGACGAGGGCGCGTGCGTGCGCGAGGTGCTCGCGGCGGTCACCGGGTATGGGCCGTTGCAGCCGTTCCTGGAGGACCCGACGGTCGAGGAGGTCTGGATCAATGCTCCGGACCGCATCTTCATCGCTCGGGCGGGGCGCAGCGAACGGCTGGACCTGGTTCTGACCGATTCCGCGGTGCGGGACCTGGTGGAGCGGATGCTGCACGCCAGCGGTCGCCGCGTGGATCTCAGTCAGCCCTTCGTCGACGCGTCGCTGCCCGACGGTTCGCGGCTGCACGTCGTGATCCCCGACATCACGCGCCGGCACTGGTCGGTCAACATCCGCCGGTTCTTGCCGATGTTCCGCGACCTCGACCGGCTCGTCGCCGCGGGCTCGCTCACCCTGCGGGCCGCCGACATGCTGCGCGGGGCAATGGCTGCCGGGCGCAGCGTGCTGATCTCGGGAGCGACCCACAGCGGCAAGACGACCCTCCTGGGCGCACTCATCGCGGCGTGCCCGCCGGAGCATCGCATCGTAACGGTGGAGGAGACCTTCGAACTCGCCGTCGACGCCGACGACCTCGTCGCCCTTCAGGGCCGACAGCCGAGCCTCGAGGGGACGGGCGAGGTGACCCTGCGGCGCCTGGTCAAAGAGGCGCTGCGCATGCGGCCGGACCGCCTCATCGTCGGCGAGGTGCGCGACGCCGAGGCGCTGGACCTGCTGCTGGCGCTCAACACGGGAGTGCCCGGGGCGGCGAGCATCCACGCGAATTCGGCGCAGGAGGCGCTGGCGAAGCTCGCCGCGCTGCCGCTGCTGGCCGGACGCAACATCGACCCGGGGTTCGTGGTGCCCGCTGTCGCGGCATCCGTCCACCTCGTCGTGCACTGCGAGCGGGATGCCACGGGGCACCGCCGCATCGCGGAGATCATCGCTCCCACCGGCCGGGTCCTCGACGGGGTCGTCGAAGCGCAGTCGCTGTACCGGGCGGGCGCCGGATGA
- a CDS encoding formate/nitrite transporter family protein, translated as MLTITQALNVQADAARHKAQGLLTPARFVVSGMLAGAYLGVGVILMVSTAGPLIAAGSGAGKLVGGLVFAAALTLVVFAGGELATSSMMTLTQGVAMRVVRPGRAAAALAVTFVANLVGAALFSAVVAGAGLLHSNPGAEAMLTDMLTAKSAELPHELFLRGILCNVLVCLAIWMCARLTSDGPKIAVIAFAILAFVASGYEHVVANMTTYALGLMTGVDAATWADFGGNMLWVGTGNLVGGAVVVGLGYWFVAGSPRGSQGASVEDEGVAVIVEGEPRSPQ; from the coding sequence ATGCTGACCATCACGCAAGCGCTCAACGTGCAGGCCGACGCCGCGCGTCACAAGGCGCAGGGTCTGCTGACCCCGGCGCGATTCGTCGTCTCCGGCATGCTCGCCGGAGCGTATCTCGGGGTCGGCGTCATCCTCATGGTGAGCACCGCAGGCCCACTGATCGCGGCAGGGTCCGGCGCCGGAAAGCTCGTCGGGGGGCTCGTCTTCGCCGCCGCCCTGACGCTCGTCGTCTTCGCCGGCGGCGAGCTCGCGACCTCGAGCATGATGACCCTGACCCAGGGCGTCGCCATGCGCGTCGTCCGCCCCGGGCGGGCCGCCGCGGCTCTCGCCGTGACCTTCGTCGCCAATCTGGTCGGCGCCGCACTGTTCTCGGCGGTCGTCGCGGGCGCGGGACTGCTGCACTCGAATCCGGGCGCCGAGGCGATGCTCACCGACATGCTCACCGCGAAGTCGGCGGAGCTGCCGCATGAGCTGTTCCTCCGCGGCATCCTCTGCAACGTGTTGGTGTGCCTGGCGATCTGGATGTGCGCACGCCTCACCTCAGACGGCCCCAAGATCGCCGTGATCGCCTTCGCGATCCTCGCCTTCGTCGCCTCGGGCTACGAGCACGTCGTGGCGAACATGACCACGTACGCGCTGGGCCTCATGACCGGCGTCGACGCGGCGACCTGGGCCGACTTCGGCGGCAACATGCTCTGGGTGGGCACCGGCAATCTCGTGGGCGGTGCCGTGGTGGTCGGACTCGGGTACTGGTTCGTCGCGGGCTCCCCGCGCGGCTCCCAGGGCGCCTCCGTCGAGGACGAGGGCGTGGCCGTCATCGTCGAAGGAGAGCCCCGCTCCCCCCAGTAG
- the ligD gene encoding non-homologous end-joining DNA ligase has protein sequence MAGEGQLIRIDGRRLRVTNLDKVLYPATGTTKGEVIDYFTRIAPLMIPHVMGRPVTRKRWPEGVDAPSFFAKDLERGAPDWVRRMPIDHSTGAKDYPLVGDRPTLVYLAQVASLELHVPQWRFGPDGGRANPDRIVLDLDPGPGAGLVECAEVARLLREILAGMGLEPYPVTSGSKGIHLYAALPGEQSSEQITAVARELARAVEADQPDLVVSQMAKAQRPGKVFIDWSQNNGSKTTIAPYSLRGREQPMVAAPRAWEELDDPDLRHLLFSEVLERAETMGDPLAPLGFHADGRASSDGPLAAYIAKRTAGLTPEPVPDNALGGRAASELPRFVIQEHHASRLHWDLRLERDGVLVSWAVPKGVPETPSRNHLAVMTEDHPLEYATFEGEIPRGEYGAGTMTIWDAGVYDLEKWREDEVIFTAHGRPGGPLGDVRLALIRTDGAGEKSTWLLHRMKVDAARARDSADVPPFAHVSSGSHSPLGGAAGLGADTDSGSSPTTGAAPGADSDADTDTDTDSDADADTDTDSDADVDTDTDTGAVGDTDPSAGAGAVGRGDAAPTPRVSGNSHAKTGSTRQQPESHPPEARPQPPTPPAPAADPRVSRNSHAKTGNTNRQPESDPSDVRPMLATSATPARAHDAVRSWGDRAWTELKWDGIRALGIWDGDSLQLRGRNGTDITARYPELTAQAPAVFGDTPLTVDGEIVALDDTGRPSFSLLQNRMHLTGARDIAREAQRTPTAWYLFDVLAHEGVDIAHLPLAERRRLLEQLHTAPPRIDIPPVFDDLDTALTTARRHRLEGVVLKDPRSTYRRGQRTEQWLKVKLTSTQEVVIGAIRPGKGGRSGSIGSLLLGIPDEEGLRYVGRVGSGFSDRTLARLGETLTPLRTDENPFVGIPRADASDALWVRPEIVGEVEFAEFTPGGTLRHARWRGLRPDKSPAEVTREQ, from the coding sequence ATGGCAGGTGAGGGGCAGCTGATCCGCATCGACGGTCGCCGGCTGCGGGTGACGAACCTCGACAAGGTGCTCTACCCGGCCACGGGCACCACCAAGGGTGAGGTCATCGACTACTTCACGCGCATCGCGCCGCTGATGATCCCGCACGTGATGGGCCGCCCCGTCACCCGCAAGCGCTGGCCCGAAGGCGTCGATGCGCCCTCGTTCTTCGCGAAGGACCTCGAGCGCGGCGCCCCGGACTGGGTCAGGCGGATGCCGATCGACCATTCCACGGGCGCCAAGGACTACCCGCTGGTCGGCGATCGCCCGACGCTGGTCTACCTCGCGCAGGTGGCGAGCCTCGAGCTGCACGTGCCGCAGTGGCGGTTCGGTCCCGACGGCGGACGCGCGAACCCGGATCGGATCGTGCTGGATCTCGACCCCGGCCCGGGTGCGGGCCTGGTCGAGTGCGCCGAAGTGGCGCGCCTGCTGCGGGAGATTCTCGCCGGCATGGGGCTGGAGCCGTATCCGGTCACCAGCGGCAGCAAGGGCATCCACCTCTACGCGGCATTGCCCGGCGAACAGTCGAGCGAGCAGATCACAGCGGTGGCACGCGAGCTGGCACGGGCTGTCGAAGCGGACCAGCCCGACCTCGTGGTCAGTCAGATGGCGAAGGCTCAGCGCCCCGGCAAGGTCTTCATCGACTGGAGCCAGAACAACGGCTCGAAGACCACGATCGCCCCGTATTCGCTGCGAGGGCGGGAGCAGCCGATGGTGGCGGCGCCTCGCGCGTGGGAGGAGCTCGATGACCCCGACCTGCGGCACCTCCTCTTCAGCGAGGTGCTGGAGCGGGCCGAGACCATGGGCGATCCGCTGGCCCCGCTGGGATTCCACGCCGACGGGCGCGCGTCGTCCGACGGCCCTCTGGCCGCCTACATCGCCAAGCGCACCGCGGGCCTGACCCCCGAACCCGTGCCCGACAACGCCCTGGGCGGGCGCGCGGCATCCGAACTCCCCCGGTTCGTCATCCAGGAGCACCACGCCTCGCGCCTGCACTGGGACCTGCGCCTGGAGCGCGACGGCGTGCTGGTCAGCTGGGCCGTGCCCAAGGGCGTGCCCGAGACGCCCTCGCGTAACCACCTCGCCGTGATGACAGAGGACCATCCCCTCGAGTACGCGACCTTCGAGGGCGAGATACCGCGCGGGGAATACGGCGCGGGAACGATGACCATCTGGGATGCCGGCGTCTATGACCTGGAGAAGTGGCGCGAGGACGAGGTGATCTTCACGGCGCACGGACGCCCCGGCGGGCCGCTTGGCGACGTGCGTCTCGCGCTCATCCGTACCGACGGCGCCGGGGAGAAGTCGACGTGGCTGCTGCACCGGATGAAGGTTGATGCCGCTCGGGCGCGTGATTCCGCCGACGTTCCCCCGTTTGCGCATGTGAGTTCCGGTTCACACAGCCCCCTCGGTGGGGCCGCCGGGCTCGGCGCCGACACGGACAGCGGCTCCAGCCCGACCACCGGCGCCGCCCCCGGTGCAGACAGCGACGCGGACACAGACACAGACACAGACAGCGACGCGGACGCGGACACAGACACAGACAGCGACGCGGACGTCGACACAGACACGGACACCGGCGCAGTGGGCGATACCGACCCCAGCGCAGGCGCAGGCGCAGTCGGCCGCGGGGACGCCGCCCCCACCCCCCGTGTGAGCGGGAACTCACATGCGAAAACGGGAAGCACTCGGCAGCAACCGGAAAGCCACCCCCCGGAGGCACGCCCCCAACCTCCCACGCCCCCGGCCCCGGCCGCAGACCCCCGTGTGAGCAGGAACTCACATGCGAAAACCGGGAACACCAACCGGCAACCGGAGAGCGACCCTTCGGATGTGCGGCCCATGCTCGCCACGTCCGCGACGCCGGCCCGAGCGCACGACGCCGTCCGCAGCTGGGGCGACCGCGCGTGGACGGAGCTGAAATGGGACGGCATCCGCGCGCTCGGCATCTGGGACGGCGACTCGCTGCAGCTGCGCGGCCGCAACGGCACCGACATCACTGCCCGCTACCCCGAGCTCACCGCTCAGGCCCCGGCCGTCTTCGGCGACACCCCCCTCACCGTTGACGGCGAAATCGTGGCCCTCGACGACACCGGCCGGCCGAGCTTCAGTTTGCTGCAGAACCGCATGCACCTCACCGGTGCCCGCGACATCGCGCGCGAAGCGCAGCGCACGCCGACCGCCTGGTACCTGTTCGACGTGCTCGCGCACGAGGGCGTCGACATCGCGCACCTGCCGCTCGCCGAGCGCCGCCGGCTGCTGGAGCAGCTGCACACCGCGCCGCCGCGCATCGACATCCCCCCGGTGTTCGACGACCTCGACACCGCGCTCACCACGGCGCGCCGGCATCGCCTCGAGGGAGTCGTCCTGAAGGACCCGCGGTCGACATACCGCCGCGGACAGCGCACCGAGCAGTGGCTCAAGGTGAAGCTCACCAGCACGCAGGAAGTCGTCATCGGCGCCATCCGCCCCGGCAAGGGGGGCCGCAGTGGATCGATCGGGTCGCTCCTGCTCGGCATCCCCGACGAAGAGGGTCTGCGCTACGTGGGCCGCGTCGGGTCGGGGTTCAGCGACCGCACCCTCGCCCGTCTCGGCGAGACGCTCACGCCGCTGCGCACCGACGAGAATCCGTTCGTCGGCATCCCTCGCGCCGATGCCTCCGACGCACTCTGGGTGCGGCCCGAGATCGTCGGCGAGGTCGAGTTCGCCGAGTTCACCCCGGGCGGCACGCTGCGCCACGCCCGGTGGCGTGGTCTGCGCCCCGACAAGTCACCGGCAGAGGTCACCCGCGAGCAGTGA
- a CDS encoding pilus assembly protein TadG-related protein, with product MTTRQADDDGSIMLLSLGYAVLAILLILVCVDATSLHLASKRLDAVADAAALAGADGFTLSVDGGEPTAQLTDAGVHEQAAGIVSAVGTAVLVSAATPDGVSARVTVSTVWHPPIATLLVPAGVPLESTATSRTALR from the coding sequence ATGACGACGCGGCAGGCCGACGACGACGGCAGCATCATGCTGCTGTCGCTGGGGTACGCGGTGCTCGCGATACTGCTGATCCTGGTGTGCGTCGATGCGACGAGCCTGCACCTGGCCAGCAAGCGCCTCGACGCGGTGGCCGATGCCGCGGCGCTCGCCGGAGCCGACGGGTTCACCCTGTCGGTCGACGGCGGGGAGCCGACCGCGCAGCTGACCGACGCCGGGGTCCACGAGCAGGCCGCCGGCATCGTGAGCGCGGTCGGTACTGCCGTGCTCGTCTCGGCGGCAACGCCGGACGGGGTCTCTGCCCGGGTGACGGTGTCGACGGTGTGGCATCCGCCGATCGCGACGCTTCTCGTCCCCGCCGGCGTGCCGCTGGAGTCGACGGCCACGAGCCGCACCGCCCTGCGCTGA
- a CDS encoding VTT domain-containing protein: MHAPTALIPWLDPAAIITNSQPWALLVVCFIVFAETGLLVGFLLPGDTLLIMAGLLSHSTAVAPDGVFGISAWWVALLIGLSAFVGGEAGYLIGHKGGPAVFERKESGVFSRRNVERTNAFFERYGGLTIILARFVPIVRTFAPVAAGVGHMPWRRYSLYNFIGAVLWGFGLTMIGYGIGFIPFVGDFVSEYIDVILLAAVAGTLVFVVWHYFAERRKVAQEKAAGDDGVTDAAEAQELVLDQDAFDDDIDENPEGPAAARG; the protein is encoded by the coding sequence CTGCACGCACCGACCGCGCTGATCCCGTGGCTGGACCCCGCCGCGATCATCACGAACTCGCAGCCCTGGGCGCTGCTGGTGGTGTGCTTCATCGTCTTTGCCGAGACGGGCCTTCTGGTCGGCTTCCTGCTGCCAGGCGACACGCTGCTGATCATGGCGGGCCTGCTGTCTCATTCGACGGCGGTCGCGCCCGATGGCGTCTTCGGCATCAGCGCGTGGTGGGTGGCGCTGCTCATCGGACTCTCTGCCTTCGTCGGTGGTGAGGCCGGGTACCTCATCGGCCACAAGGGCGGCCCGGCGGTGTTCGAGCGCAAGGAATCGGGCGTCTTCAGCCGCCGCAACGTAGAACGCACCAACGCCTTCTTCGAGCGGTACGGCGGCCTCACGATCATCCTGGCGCGGTTCGTTCCCATCGTGCGCACGTTCGCGCCGGTTGCGGCGGGCGTCGGACACATGCCGTGGCGCCGCTACTCGCTCTACAACTTCATCGGCGCCGTGCTGTGGGGCTTCGGCCTGACGATGATCGGCTACGGAATCGGGTTCATCCCCTTCGTCGGCGACTTCGTGTCGGAGTACATCGACGTGATCCTGCTCGCCGCTGTCGCAGGGACGCTCGTCTTCGTCGTCTGGCACTACTTCGCCGAGCGCCGCAAGGTCGCGCAGGAGAAGGCCGCCGGCGACGACGGCGTGACGGATGCCGCAGAGGCTCAGGAACTGGTCCTGGACCAGGACGCGTTCGACGATGACATCGACGAGAACCCCGAGGGTCCCGCCGCAGCGCGCGGCTAG